In the genome of Nocardioides seonyuensis, one region contains:
- a CDS encoding ABC transporter permease subunit — MINSTITKLALQALLGRRRFWVLVAFPVLMLALTGALVAMADGDAGFQLVAILGLPLVLPLVAILASSAVLGPEVDDGSVVYLLSKPVDRHVVAVSKWVVAWATTIVVGAGSLLVAGLVAGGGEQALAWFVAAAAAGTAYSALFLALSALTRHAVVIGLVFVLIWENLLGSILSGIAWLSVTAWGVRIGHEVSSVLDAPANLPWALAACLVVTVGGLWFAGDRLRSFALTGDE, encoded by the coding sequence ATGATCAACTCCACGATCACCAAGCTCGCCCTCCAGGCCCTGCTCGGCCGCCGGCGCTTCTGGGTCCTGGTGGCGTTCCCCGTGCTGATGCTCGCGCTCACCGGCGCACTCGTCGCGATGGCCGACGGCGACGCCGGCTTCCAGCTGGTCGCGATCCTCGGCCTGCCTCTCGTGCTGCCCCTCGTCGCCATCCTGGCCTCCTCGGCCGTGCTCGGGCCCGAGGTCGACGACGGTTCGGTCGTCTACCTGCTCTCCAAGCCCGTCGACCGCCACGTCGTCGCCGTCTCCAAGTGGGTGGTGGCGTGGGCGACCACGATCGTGGTCGGCGCGGGCTCCCTGCTCGTCGCCGGGCTCGTCGCCGGCGGAGGGGAGCAGGCGCTCGCGTGGTTCGTCGCTGCCGCGGCCGCCGGAACCGCCTACAGCGCCCTGTTCCTCGCACTGTCGGCCCTCACCCGCCACGCCGTCGTGATCGGCCTGGTCTTCGTGCTGATCTGGGAGAACCTCCTCGGCAGCATCCTGAGCGGCATCGCGTGGCTCAGCGTCACCGCGTGGGGCGTGCGGATCGGCCACGAGGTCTCCTCGGTGCTCGACGCGCCGGCCAACCTGCCGTGGGCACTCGCCGCCTGCCTGGTGGTCACCGTCGGCGGGCTCTGGTTCGCCGGCGACCGGCTGCGCTCGTTCGCACTGACGGGGGACGAGTAG
- a CDS encoding ATP-dependent DNA ligase: protein MDLPVMPPLLPMLAKSVSGVPDPAKHGGLSFEPKWDGFRCLVFKDGDEVELTSRNTKPLTRYFPEVVEAMRQQLPDRVVLDGELFVGLEGPQGWRLEFETLQERIHPAASRITRLAEETPAGFVAFDLLALGEESYLDRPLTERRAALTEALARLDGRGPCFLTRTTEDPEVAERWFHEFEGAGLDGVVAKPLGASYQPNKRTMLKIKHERTADVVLAGYREHKTSTPEAPLVGSLLLGLYDASGDLQHIGVSASFTAKRRAELWEELQPLVVDIADHPWGRWNEFLTANPDRVPGTQSRWSQGKDLSFTPLRPERVLEVKYDHMEGHRFRHTAHFKRWRPDRDPESCGYAQLEEPAGYDLTRILSTD from the coding sequence GTGGACCTTCCCGTGATGCCACCCCTGCTCCCGATGCTCGCCAAGAGCGTGTCCGGCGTGCCCGACCCTGCCAAGCACGGCGGCCTCAGCTTCGAGCCGAAGTGGGACGGCTTCCGCTGCCTGGTCTTCAAGGACGGCGACGAGGTCGAGCTCACGAGCCGCAACACCAAGCCGCTCACCCGCTACTTCCCCGAGGTGGTCGAGGCGATGCGCCAGCAGCTGCCCGACCGGGTCGTCCTCGACGGCGAGCTGTTCGTCGGCCTCGAGGGCCCCCAGGGGTGGCGCCTGGAGTTCGAGACCCTCCAGGAGCGCATCCACCCGGCCGCCAGCCGGATCACCAGGCTCGCCGAGGAGACCCCGGCCGGGTTCGTGGCCTTCGACCTCCTCGCCCTCGGCGAGGAGTCCTACCTCGACCGCCCGCTGACCGAGCGGCGGGCCGCCCTCACCGAGGCGCTCGCCCGCCTCGACGGCCGCGGCCCGTGCTTCCTCACCCGCACCACCGAGGACCCCGAGGTCGCCGAGCGCTGGTTCCACGAGTTCGAGGGAGCAGGGCTCGACGGGGTCGTCGCCAAGCCGCTGGGGGCGTCGTACCAACCCAACAAGCGCACCATGCTCAAGATCAAGCACGAGCGCACTGCCGACGTCGTTCTCGCCGGCTACCGCGAGCACAAGACCTCCACGCCCGAGGCGCCGCTGGTCGGCTCGCTGCTCCTGGGCCTGTACGACGCCTCGGGCGACCTGCAGCACATCGGCGTCTCGGCCAGCTTCACCGCCAAGCGCCGCGCCGAGCTGTGGGAGGAGCTCCAGCCGCTGGTGGTCGACATCGCCGACCACCCGTGGGGCCGGTGGAACGAGTTCCTGACCGCCAACCCCGACCGGGTGCCGGGCACGCAGAGCCGCTGGAGCCAGGGCAAGGACCTCTCCTTCACGCCGTTGCGTCCCGAGCGGGTGCTGGAGGTGAAGTACGACCACATGGAGGGGCACCGGTTCCGCCACACCGCCCACTTCAAGCGGTGGCGGCCCGACCGCGACCCCGAGTCCTGCGGATACGCTCAGCTCGAGGAGCCCGCCGGCTACGACCTCACGCGGATCTTGAGCACCGACTGA
- a CDS encoding sulfotransferase family protein yields the protein MPTPLVLVSGSGRSGTSSLAGTLKRLGLHVPQPEVEASETNPRGFYEPKWVIDFHKRHLKELALFNIDSRPAAVDLVASYVASGVPSGELREWLAGQLEPEQVVVKDPHAFWFARVWEEVSAELDADLRWLTALRHPAEVVGSREIAYLSSQSDELRLTKETSNVAGWVHAALLTEHAGRRHKRAFVRYGDLLADWRTALEPVQHQLDLSFNTDLDEREPHPVDDFIEPSMRKSQLTWDDVRTPDWLREMAEEVWQLLGALVAEPADEASMARLDQIHEDYKARYADAVALTFDHTKAESTLAGREARDAQRATVANLRRELAEARQSTGGDIGGREAVRILGRAARRRIRGR from the coding sequence ATGCCCACCCCCCTCGTCCTCGTCTCCGGGTCGGGCCGCAGCGGCACCAGCTCGCTCGCCGGCACCCTGAAGCGGCTGGGCCTGCACGTGCCCCAGCCCGAGGTGGAGGCCTCGGAGACCAACCCGCGCGGGTTCTACGAGCCGAAGTGGGTCATCGACTTCCACAAGCGCCACCTCAAGGAGCTGGCGCTGTTCAACATCGACAGCCGCCCCGCGGCGGTCGACCTGGTGGCGTCGTACGTCGCCTCGGGGGTCCCGAGCGGTGAGCTGCGGGAGTGGCTCGCAGGTCAGCTCGAGCCGGAGCAGGTCGTGGTCAAGGACCCGCACGCCTTCTGGTTCGCCCGGGTGTGGGAGGAGGTCAGCGCCGAGCTCGACGCCGACCTGCGCTGGCTGACGGCGCTGCGCCACCCGGCCGAGGTCGTCGGCTCACGCGAGATCGCCTACCTCTCCAGCCAGTCCGACGAGCTCCGCCTCACCAAGGAGACCTCCAACGTCGCCGGCTGGGTGCACGCGGCGCTGCTGACCGAGCACGCCGGTCGTCGCCACAAGCGCGCGTTCGTGCGGTACGGCGACCTGCTCGCCGACTGGCGCACCGCCCTCGAGCCGGTGCAGCACCAGCTCGACCTGAGCTTCAACACCGACCTCGACGAACGCGAGCCTCATCCCGTCGACGACTTCATCGAGCCGTCGATGCGCAAGTCCCAGCTCACCTGGGACGACGTGCGCACCCCCGACTGGCTGCGCGAGATGGCCGAGGAGGTCTGGCAGCTGCTCGGCGCCCTGGTGGCCGAGCCGGCCGACGAGGCCTCCATGGCGAGACTCGACCAGATCCACGAGGACTACAAGGCGCGCTACGCCGATGCGGTGGCGCTGACCTTCGACCACACCAAGGCCGAGTCGACCCTGGCGGGCCGGGAGGCGCGCGACGCGCAGCGCGCGACGGTGGCCAACCTGCGACGCGAGCTCGCCGAGGCGAGGCAGTCCACCGGGGGCGACATCGGTGGCCGCGAGGCGGTCCGCATCCTCGGCCGGGCCGCGCGCCGCCGGATCAGAGGCCGCTGA
- a CDS encoding stealth conserved region 3 domain-containing protein: MAVKRGVRSVLRRRNGLRVVYVLFNADGMGGTARSGIAQANALAALGEGHDVSVLSVTRSADHPHYALADGVGLTYLVDVRGERPVALSGDHPAELGERESLLVPRSWDATFSGLTDATLRAHLRRLDADVVVTTTPELLAVVAQLAPDDVALVHQEHRASSRRVNDMGALLEFAPRADVVASLTESMSRWLAGRLGGAAPELVVVPNPLASDEQPRSTLDQKTFVTAGRLAPEKQFEHVVDAFARVCEELPGWTLRIWGDGPRADNLAAQVRKLGLEDRVALPGSTEDMTSEWAATSIAVLASRGEGYPLILQEAMAAGVPPISYDCPSGPREIITHDVDGLLVTPGSKAALAAAMLRLAGDDDLRSRLGRAALERSTEWDPVAIARRWVDVFRTAVARRADPLAPRRVLHGLRPGPLGDLPEGDFAVGTTPAEARTEALRVVAAAAATTGERWFVIPPRGLDPHPVVVVPAPRRAGFLAALASGRAPTWLSLRDPEERGWHERRGTFEALGADLARTRTATVFVEPWPGRGGHDGLLSQDTGVAVEFWEESPAGDLLAPHLNRYGDRVPAALLDSAERTSYDVCGVAVPTLTLMTHPTPDDCRFEVDVVYTWVDGDDPAWQDARDARLVGLGQQPSERAGGAQRYRSRDELRYSMRSLHLFAPWVRRIHLVTAGQVPTWLDTDHERIRLVDHRDILPADALPTFSSHAIETRLHAVPDLAEQFIYVNDDVFLGRPRRPEHFFSPSGAPAAFVADHRAVGLPGTDDRPYLTAAQNNRRLLLEELGVAITQTMMHSPHPQRVSVLSEIAERFAPAVDATTRSPFRSETDVSLLSSFAQNYGLVTGAAFRGSAHGGYVDLGHQQLPSQLQSMMRRDRDFFCVADNLLSAFDEERADALLHDFLERYFPVATPWEK; this comes from the coding sequence GTGGCGGTCAAGCGAGGGGTCCGGTCGGTGCTGCGCCGGCGCAACGGCCTCCGTGTGGTCTACGTCCTCTTCAACGCCGACGGGATGGGCGGGACCGCCCGGTCCGGCATCGCGCAGGCCAACGCCCTTGCCGCACTGGGCGAGGGACACGATGTCTCGGTCCTGAGCGTCACCCGCAGTGCCGACCACCCGCACTACGCCCTCGCCGACGGCGTGGGGCTCACCTACCTCGTCGACGTGCGCGGCGAGCGACCCGTCGCCCTCTCCGGCGACCATCCCGCCGAGCTGGGAGAGCGGGAGTCGCTGCTGGTCCCCCGCAGCTGGGACGCGACCTTCAGCGGCCTGACCGACGCCACCCTGCGCGCCCACCTCCGCCGGCTCGACGCCGACGTCGTCGTCACCACCACCCCCGAGCTGCTGGCCGTCGTCGCCCAGCTCGCCCCCGACGACGTCGCGCTGGTGCACCAGGAGCACCGGGCGTCCTCGCGGAGGGTCAACGACATGGGAGCGCTGCTCGAGTTCGCGCCGCGCGCCGACGTGGTCGCCTCGCTGACCGAGTCGATGTCGCGTTGGCTGGCCGGCAGGCTCGGCGGGGCGGCCCCCGAGCTGGTCGTCGTGCCCAACCCGCTCGCGTCCGACGAGCAGCCCCGCTCCACGCTCGACCAGAAGACCTTCGTCACCGCAGGACGGCTCGCTCCGGAGAAGCAGTTCGAGCACGTCGTCGACGCCTTCGCCCGGGTCTGCGAGGAGCTTCCCGGCTGGACGCTGCGCATCTGGGGCGACGGTCCCCGCGCCGACAACCTCGCGGCGCAGGTCCGCAAGCTCGGTCTCGAGGACCGCGTCGCGCTGCCGGGCAGCACCGAGGACATGACCAGCGAGTGGGCCGCCACCAGCATCGCGGTGCTGGCCTCCCGGGGCGAGGGCTACCCCCTGATCCTCCAGGAGGCGATGGCCGCCGGCGTCCCGCCCATCAGCTACGACTGCCCGTCGGGGCCGCGCGAGATCATCACCCACGACGTCGACGGGCTGCTCGTCACGCCCGGCTCGAAGGCCGCCCTCGCCGCCGCCATGCTGCGCCTCGCGGGTGACGACGACCTGCGGTCACGACTCGGCCGGGCGGCCCTCGAGCGGTCCACCGAGTGGGACCCCGTGGCCATCGCCCGGCGCTGGGTCGACGTCTTCCGCACCGCCGTCGCCCGGCGGGCCGACCCGCTGGCTCCGCGCCGCGTCCTCCACGGGCTGCGCCCGGGCCCACTGGGTGACCTGCCCGAGGGCGACTTCGCGGTCGGCACCACCCCCGCCGAGGCCCGCACCGAGGCGCTGCGCGTGGTCGCGGCGGCCGCGGCCACGACCGGCGAGCGGTGGTTTGTCATCCCGCCCCGGGGGCTCGACCCGCACCCGGTGGTCGTCGTGCCAGCCCCTCGCCGCGCCGGCTTCCTCGCGGCACTGGCCTCGGGTCGGGCGCCCACCTGGCTCTCCCTGCGTGACCCCGAGGAGCGCGGCTGGCACGAGCGCCGCGGCACCTTCGAGGCCCTCGGCGCCGACCTGGCCCGCACCCGCACCGCCACGGTCTTCGTGGAGCCGTGGCCCGGACGCGGCGGCCATGACGGCCTCCTCTCCCAGGACACCGGCGTCGCCGTGGAGTTCTGGGAGGAGTCGCCCGCCGGCGACCTGCTCGCGCCCCACCTCAACCGCTACGGCGACCGGGTGCCGGCCGCACTGCTCGACTCGGCCGAGCGGACGTCGTACGACGTCTGTGGCGTCGCGGTGCCCACGCTCACCCTGATGACCCATCCCACGCCCGACGACTGCCGGTTCGAGGTGGACGTCGTCTACACGTGGGTCGACGGCGACGACCCTGCGTGGCAGGACGCCCGCGACGCGCGGCTGGTCGGGCTCGGGCAGCAGCCGTCCGAGCGGGCGGGGGGCGCCCAGCGCTACCGCAGCCGCGACGAGCTGCGCTACTCGATGCGTTCGCTCCACCTGTTCGCGCCGTGGGTGCGCCGCATCCACCTCGTGACGGCCGGGCAGGTGCCGACGTGGCTGGACACCGACCACGAGAGGATCCGGCTCGTCGACCACCGTGACATCCTCCCCGCTGACGCGCTCCCGACCTTCAGCTCGCACGCGATCGAGACCCGCCTCCACGCGGTGCCCGACCTGGCCGAGCAGTTCATCTACGTCAACGACGACGTGTTCCTGGGCCGGCCGCGCAGGCCGGAGCACTTCTTCTCCCCCAGCGGTGCCCCCGCGGCCTTCGTCGCCGACCACCGCGCCGTGGGGCTGCCGGGCACCGACGACCGGCCCTACCTCACCGCCGCACAGAACAACCGCCGGCTGCTGCTCGAGGAGCTCGGCGTCGCGATCACCCAGACGATGATGCACAGCCCGCACCCGCAGCGGGTGTCCGTGTTGTCCGAGATCGCCGAACGCTTCGCCCCGGCAGTCGACGCGACGACCCGCTCCCCCTTCCGCTCAGAGACGGACGTCTCGCTGCTGTCGTCCTTCGCCCAGAACTACGGCCTCGTCACCGGTGCCGCCTTCCGCGGCTCCGCCCACGGCGGCTACGTCGACCTCGGCCACCAGCAGCTCCCCAGCCAGCTGCAGAGCATGATGCGTCGCGACCGCGACTTCTTCTGTGTCGCCGACAACCTGCTGTCCGCCTTCGACGAGGAGCGCGCCGACGCCCTGCTCCACGACTTCCTGGAGCGGTACTTCCCCGTCGCCACTCCTTGGGAGAAGTAG
- a CDS encoding PAS domain S-box protein, with protein MTPHRHPGSSRGADDAQGQTLLAHPSSVAAARRMVREVLASAHRDELVDTAQLLVSEVVTNALVHAGTPIDFHAFVGEAGLRVEVSDGSTQAPSPRRYAGMAGTGRGLKLLQQLGDSWGTLPLPDGKTVWFELDGNDELDENVPMPVAAGEGQGGAARGPYDDAVDVVLLDTPLLLHAAWQEHAEAMLREYLLVSLDDDDPMEVLAAHAAASDAISLLNQHILVPHLGEDPATVMAQAVDPELSSRRVVLHVPRASVPHFRVLDETMETALGLAESGTFLTPPIQPEVRELRRWLCQEVSRQAHGGPPSAWWSDPDVATTDAVSPIPWEDDVIATPGQAVLAADVNGRIVVASPGACELLRYDTSAELVGRRLVAIIPARYHQAHLAGLTLHLSNGRSPLLGRTVVVPFLRRDGSEVAVEMLVEVRRQEGERVFVAGLRPAPALPG; from the coding sequence GTGACACCGCACAGACACCCCGGTTCCTCCCGTGGGGCGGATGACGCCCAGGGCCAGACGCTGCTCGCCCACCCCTCGAGTGTCGCCGCGGCGCGCCGGATGGTGCGCGAGGTCTTGGCATCGGCCCACCGCGACGAGCTCGTCGACACCGCGCAGCTGCTGGTCAGCGAGGTCGTCACGAACGCGCTCGTGCACGCAGGGACGCCCATCGACTTCCACGCCTTCGTGGGAGAGGCGGGCCTCCGCGTCGAGGTGTCCGACGGCAGCACGCAGGCGCCATCCCCGCGCCGCTACGCGGGGATGGCCGGGACCGGCCGTGGGCTGAAGCTGCTGCAGCAGCTCGGCGACAGCTGGGGAACCCTCCCGCTGCCCGACGGCAAGACGGTCTGGTTCGAGCTGGACGGGAACGACGAGCTGGACGAGAACGTCCCAATGCCCGTCGCGGCAGGCGAAGGCCAGGGCGGGGCCGCCCGGGGCCCGTACGACGACGCGGTTGACGTCGTGCTGCTCGACACTCCCTTGCTCCTCCACGCCGCCTGGCAGGAGCACGCCGAAGCGATGCTCCGCGAATACCTGCTGGTCAGCCTCGACGACGACGACCCGATGGAGGTACTGGCCGCCCATGCGGCCGCGAGCGACGCCATCTCCCTGCTGAACCAGCACATCCTCGTGCCCCACCTCGGCGAGGACCCGGCGACCGTCATGGCGCAGGCGGTGGATCCCGAGCTCTCCTCCCGGCGCGTCGTGCTGCACGTTCCGCGCGCCTCCGTCCCCCACTTCCGGGTGCTGGACGAGACCATGGAGACAGCCCTCGGTCTCGCGGAGTCCGGGACGTTCCTGACTCCCCCGATCCAGCCGGAGGTCCGCGAGCTGCGCCGCTGGCTGTGCCAGGAGGTGTCGAGGCAGGCCCACGGAGGACCGCCTTCCGCCTGGTGGAGCGATCCCGACGTGGCGACGACCGACGCGGTCTCGCCGATTCCCTGGGAGGACGACGTGATCGCCACGCCGGGCCAGGCCGTCCTCGCCGCCGACGTCAACGGCCGGATCGTCGTCGCCAGCCCAGGTGCCTGCGAGCTGCTCCGGTACGACACGTCGGCCGAGCTGGTGGGCCGCCGACTGGTGGCGATCATCCCGGCGCGCTACCACCAGGCTCACCTGGCGGGGCTCACGCTCCACCTCAGCAACGGACGCAGCCCCCTGCTCGGCCGCACCGTCGTCGTACCGTTCCTGCGACGCGACGGTTCCGAGGTCGCGGTCGAGATGCTCGTCGAGGTGCGCAGACAGGAGGGCGAGCGCGTCTTCGTCGCCGGGCTGAGACCAGCACCAGCGCTCCCTGGTTGA
- a CDS encoding HNH endonuclease signature motif containing protein, whose amino-acid sequence MSTRNPSPDPGTPLVAEFCCAELGAVLGVSTTAAKRLIGNALELRHRLPRLWAAVQSGQVPAWRARLVAEATAHASPALSMEAAGWIDAQVAAVAGKVGAAQLDRLVTEAITRFQLDTTDPDDERSPGETRHLTIEKDIVSRCGTIAVNASLDLIDALDLDHTLSHHAATLKTLGSTESLDARRATALGHLARTQTSMDLAGLLGHESSVVEDGQPPSVVEQSSVVEEARQRRLETPAARQLVLHIHLTAAAVGDGGISFDHLGRMEEGQRLLLLDQVRSWCGDSHTRVVLKPVIDLNQPSRANGYAIPDRMRDHVILRDRTCVFPHCTRPARRCQVDHIEPYDHDAQAEGRPQPGPTSTANLAALCTFHHRLKTHTGWRYTMVEPGVFEWTSPHGHRYLRDHDGTSPLASSGFETGLRPSSTTERRRPSSSNDDLRH is encoded by the coding sequence GTGAGCACGAGGAACCCCTCGCCGGACCCGGGCACGCCGCTGGTGGCGGAGTTCTGCTGCGCCGAGCTCGGTGCAGTCCTGGGTGTCTCCACCACCGCGGCGAAGCGGCTGATCGGCAACGCCCTCGAACTCAGGCACCGCCTCCCCAGGCTCTGGGCAGCCGTCCAGTCCGGTCAGGTTCCGGCGTGGCGGGCACGGCTGGTGGCCGAGGCCACCGCCCACGCCTCCCCCGCCCTGTCGATGGAAGCCGCCGGCTGGATCGACGCCCAGGTCGCGGCGGTGGCCGGCAAGGTCGGCGCCGCCCAGCTCGACCGGCTGGTCACCGAGGCCATCACCCGGTTCCAGCTCGACACCACCGACCCCGACGACGAGAGGTCCCCGGGTGAGACCCGGCACCTCACCATCGAGAAGGACATCGTCTCCCGGTGCGGCACCATCGCCGTCAACGCCTCCCTCGACCTGATCGATGCCCTCGACCTCGACCACACGCTGTCTCATCACGCCGCCACCTTGAAGACACTCGGCTCCACCGAGTCCTTGGACGCCCGCCGCGCCACCGCGCTCGGGCACCTCGCCCGCACCCAGACCTCGATGGACCTCGCCGGTCTCCTCGGTCACGAGTCCTCGGTGGTCGAGGACGGCCAGCCACCTTCGGTGGTTGAGCAGAGTTCGGTGGTTGAGGAGGCGCGCCAGCGCCGTCTCGAAACCCCCGCGGCCCGCCAGCTCGTCCTGCACATCCACCTCACCGCAGCCGCGGTCGGCGACGGCGGCATTTCCTTCGACCACCTCGGTCGGATGGAGGAAGGCCAACGCCTGCTCCTGCTCGACCAGGTCAGGTCCTGGTGCGGCGACTCCCACACCCGTGTGGTCCTCAAACCCGTCATAGACCTCAACCAGCCGTCGCGAGCCAACGGCTACGCGATCCCCGACCGAATGCGCGACCACGTGATCCTGCGAGATCGGACCTGCGTGTTCCCACACTGCACACGACCAGCCCGGCGCTGCCAGGTCGACCACATCGAGCCCTACGACCACGACGCACAAGCAGAAGGCAGACCCCAACCCGGCCCCACCTCAACCGCGAACCTCGCCGCCCTGTGCACCTTCCACCACCGACTCAAGACCCACACCGGATGGCGCTACACCATGGTCGAGCCCGGGGTCTTCGAGTGGACCAGCCCCCACGGCCACCGCTACCTCCGCGACCATGACGGCACCTCGCCACTGGCTTCATCTGGTTTCGAGACAGGACTCCGTCCTTCCTCAACCACCGAACGTCGTCGTCCTTCCTCAAGCAACGACGACCTACGACATTGA
- a CDS encoding DUF664 domain-containing protein, with the protein MNSEQTTKGELLERLDATRAHVAEQVLNMPAAARRRSHVPSGWTPRGLVRHLTLDVERVWFRAVMAGEPVEIPQGYDGWTAPETQSDEELLERYAAECRLASAAISDLPLDAKPAWWFEDGGNPPHSSLRAVLLHVIVETATHVGHLDICRELADGGQRLVLDEPT; encoded by the coding sequence ATGAACTCGGAGCAGACCACCAAGGGCGAGCTCTTGGAGCGGCTCGACGCCACGCGCGCGCATGTCGCAGAGCAGGTGTTGAACATGCCTGCGGCAGCTCGCCGCCGTTCACATGTCCCCTCTGGCTGGACGCCACGAGGTCTCGTCAGGCATCTGACCCTCGATGTTGAGCGGGTCTGGTTCCGCGCAGTCATGGCGGGCGAGCCTGTGGAGATCCCTCAGGGATACGACGGCTGGACGGCGCCCGAGACGCAGAGCGACGAGGAACTACTCGAGCGTTATGCAGCCGAGTGCCGGCTGGCTTCGGCAGCCATCAGCGACTTGCCGCTGGACGCAAAGCCCGCCTGGTGGTTCGAGGACGGCGGCAACCCTCCTCACTCCTCGTTACGAGCGGTCCTGCTGCACGTGATCGTCGAGACCGCGACCCATGTCGGCCACCTGGACATCTGCCGCGAGCTGGCCGATGGCGGACAGCGATTGGTTCTCGACGAACCCACCTGA
- a CDS encoding class I SAM-dependent methyltransferase, protein MDAETFAWLLTDEGQQLLVHATHAWADHEGDPVRSAAAVRRTEPNADRAAAALTQVQLRAKAVAKFGADATRMYFTPDALEQATRTRVAAHRAARLATAIPGGSVIDLGCGIGGDLIAFARAGLVAAGVDLDPVRAEIARANLAALGLPGAVMATDATAVDTSGFDAAFADPARRSGRGRVFDADGWTPPWPWVEELLARRAVVKVAPGIPHDLVPEGVEAEWVSEGGEVKEAALWSSSLATVSRRATVLGGTGLASITDEDDPFVGRDRPVRDLGAFLYEPDGAVIRAGLVTAVAAGVEGGLVDPHIAYITSDASFHTPFARSYRVLEQLPYREKQLKAALRERAIGRLTIKKRGVDVVPDELRKRLALHGDNEATLVLTRVDGSGTALLVQPF, encoded by the coding sequence GTGGACGCCGAGACCTTCGCCTGGTTGCTGACCGACGAGGGGCAGCAGCTGCTCGTGCACGCCACGCACGCCTGGGCCGACCACGAGGGTGACCCAGTGCGGTCTGCGGCGGCGGTGCGTCGTACGGAGCCGAACGCCGACCGCGCGGCTGCAGCACTCACGCAGGTCCAGCTGCGGGCGAAGGCGGTCGCGAAGTTCGGGGCCGACGCGACCCGGATGTACTTCACCCCGGACGCCCTCGAGCAGGCCACGCGCACCCGCGTCGCGGCACACCGTGCAGCCCGCCTGGCGACCGCGATCCCCGGTGGGAGCGTCATCGACCTCGGGTGCGGGATCGGGGGCGATCTCATCGCCTTCGCCCGCGCCGGGCTCGTTGCCGCAGGGGTCGACCTCGACCCCGTGCGGGCGGAGATCGCGAGGGCCAACCTCGCCGCGCTCGGGCTGCCGGGTGCGGTCATGGCGACCGACGCCACGGCCGTGGACACCTCCGGCTTCGACGCCGCGTTCGCCGACCCGGCGCGCCGCAGCGGCCGTGGACGCGTCTTCGACGCCGACGGCTGGACGCCCCCGTGGCCCTGGGTCGAGGAGCTGCTCGCCCGACGTGCGGTCGTCAAGGTCGCCCCCGGCATCCCCCACGACCTCGTGCCCGAAGGAGTCGAGGCGGAGTGGGTGAGCGAGGGGGGTGAGGTCAAGGAGGCCGCGCTGTGGTCGTCCTCGCTGGCGACCGTCAGTCGGCGTGCCACCGTCCTGGGCGGCACGGGCCTGGCCAGCATCACCGACGAGGACGACCCGTTCGTCGGCCGGGACCGCCCGGTGCGCGACCTCGGCGCCTTCCTCTACGAGCCCGACGGCGCCGTGATCCGCGCCGGTCTCGTCACTGCGGTCGCCGCAGGCGTCGAGGGCGGGCTGGTCGACCCGCACATCGCCTACATCACCTCCGACGCCTCGTTCCACACGCCCTTCGCCAGGTCCTACCGCGTGCTGGAGCAGCTGCCCTACCGCGAGAAGCAGCTCAAGGCCGCCCTCCGCGAGCGCGCCATCGGCCGGCTCACGATCAAGAAGCGGGGCGTCGACGTCGTCCCCGACGAGCTCCGCAAGCGCCTGGCGCTGCACGGCGACAACGAGGCGACGCTCGTGCTCACCCGGGTCGACGGATCCGGCACGGCCCTGCTCGTCCAGCCGTTCTAG